One region of Chloroflexota bacterium genomic DNA includes:
- a CDS encoding LLM class flavin-dependent oxidoreductase, which translates to MELGLFLMPLHYPHRPHYETYEEDLQLMAHADRLGYSETWVGEHFTLPWENMPSPELFIARALGVTQQMKFGTGVSLLHYHHPAHVAHRIAMLDHMAKGRIYLGIGSGGPSTDTELFGLDTELGEPRERLYEAVDLILKIWEGEPFEYDSKFYDGRLPEAVPERRLGFHMLPYQKPHPPVAVAGSSPFSGTLEIVGERGWMPLSTCFLHDTFLPSHWQVVTKGAAKSKITASRKDWRISREVHVAEDGNKAREEAFHTFGRFFTDYWIPLLGSGRGLDGLKIDPNMPDEELTPEYMLENLWIVGDPDEVTHKLRKLHDEVGGFGTLLMLCHDWEDNRQQWLNSLTLMSEEVLPRLP; encoded by the coding sequence ATGGAACTAGGCCTTTTTCTGATGCCCCTGCACTACCCACACAGACCTCACTACGAGACTTACGAAGAAGACCTTCAGCTGATGGCGCACGCGGACAGGTTGGGCTACAGCGAGACTTGGGTTGGCGAGCATTTCACGCTGCCGTGGGAAAACATGCCGTCGCCGGAGTTGTTCATCGCGCGGGCGTTGGGCGTTACGCAGCAGATGAAATTCGGCACGGGCGTGTCGCTGCTACACTACCATCACCCGGCGCATGTCGCGCACCGCATCGCCATGCTCGACCACATGGCGAAGGGGCGCATCTATCTAGGCATCGGATCGGGCGGACCATCGACCGACACCGAGCTGTTCGGGCTGGACACCGAACTCGGCGAACCGCGCGAGCGCCTGTACGAGGCAGTTGACCTCATCCTGAAGATATGGGAAGGGGAGCCTTTCGAGTACGACAGTAAGTTCTACGACGGCAGACTGCCGGAAGCCGTGCCGGAGCGTAGGCTTGGCTTTCACATGCTGCCGTATCAGAAGCCGCATCCGCCCGTCGCGGTCGCGGGCAGCAGTCCCTTCTCAGGCACGCTGGAGATTGTCGGCGAGCGCGGTTGGATGCCGTTGAGCACCTGTTTCCTGCACGACACATTCCTGCCGAGCCACTGGCAGGTAGTAACAAAGGGCGCCGCCAAGAGCAAAATCACGGCGTCGCGCAAAGACTGGCGCATCTCCCGCGAGGTGCATGTCGCGGAAGACGGCAACAAGGCACGCGAAGAGGCGTTCCACACCTTTGGCCGCTTCTTCACCGACTACTGGATCCCCCTGCTGGGCAGCGGCAGAGGCTTGGACGGCTTGAAGATCGACCCAAACATGCCGGACGAAGAGTTGACACCCGAATACATGCTGGAAAACCTATGGATAGTCGGCGACCCGGACGAGGTTACGCACAAGCTGCGCAAGCTGCACGACGAAGTAGGCGGCTTCGGCACGCTGCTAATGCTATGCCACGACTGGGAAGACAATCGCCAGCAGTGGCTAAACTCGCTAACGCTGATGAGCGAAGAAGTGCTGCCGAGACTGCCGTAG